A genomic stretch from Lathyrus oleraceus cultivar Zhongwan6 chromosome 2, CAAS_Psat_ZW6_1.0, whole genome shotgun sequence includes:
- the LOC127121844 gene encoding uncharacterized protein LOC127121844 yields the protein MNDMDKSLLELLGMLRTVEQNLKSKGRSIVMVSNGKKQNKRPTKKGVKVKGREVTRPKPTNHAFKPSECIIKVDTYFYCSKTGHWKRNCPKYLDDKKNGIETSTSGEKVKLIYELAMKQSLLL from the exons atgaatgatatggacaaaagTCTTCTAGAGttgctaggcatgttaagaactgttgagcagaatctgaagtcaaaagggagGTCCATTGTAATGGTCAGTAATGGAAAGAAgcagaacaaaaggcccaccaagaAGGGTGTTAAAGTGAAAGGCAGGGAAGTTACTAGACCTAAACCTACTAATCATGCTTTTAAGCCTAGTGAATGTATAATAAAGGTGGACACTTACTTCTATTGCAGTAAGActggacactggaagagaaactgcccaaagtacctggacGATAAGAAGAATGGAatagagacttcaacttcag GGGAAAAGGTGAAGTTGATCTACGAGTTGGCAATGAAGCAAAGTTTGTTGCTTTAG